The Methanocaldococcus jannaschii DSM 2661 genome has a segment encoding these proteins:
- a CDS encoding membrane protein — translation MIESITGYLFGIVPFGDIVFGFSEFSIIGFITAVIFTIIVYLTKPEKQLEAQKFKIEDKLEVVTLNELKIRRMMAIVCGIATAGAMLTYDLFDYALFLTLVGIANIGIVSAVKREWVLNASYQYGLIAMIATLPLFGSAGMILAKTGTLSIFELPKIQTSLLFEKIIFAAGMAGETGIAPFYAAKAEMFRAPGSPYILMIHLSSLLLIVRTVEILLTI, via the coding sequence ATGATTGAATCAATAACTGGCTATCTATTTGGAATTGTTCCATTTGGAGACATTGTATTTGGCTTTTCAGAATTTTCAATTATTGGATTTATCACTGCAGTAATATTTACCATCATAGTTTATTTAACAAAGCCAGAAAAGCAGTTAGAAGCTCAAAAATTTAAAATTGAAGATAAATTAGAGGTAGTAACACTAAATGAGTTAAAAATTAGGAGAATGATGGCTATTGTCTGCGGAATAGCAACTGCTGGAGCTATGCTAACTTATGATTTGTTTGATTATGCCTTATTCTTAACTTTAGTTGGGATTGCAAATATAGGTATTGTCTCAGCAGTTAAAAGAGAATGGGTGTTAAATGCAAGTTATCAGTATGGACTTATAGCGATGATTGCCACCCTTCCATTATTTGGTTCTGCAGGGATGATATTGGCTAAAACAGGGACATTATCAATCTTTGAACTGCCAAAAATACAAACATCCCTATTATTTGAAAAAATTATATTTGCCGCTGGAATGGCTGGAGAAACTGGGATAGCTCCCTTCTATGCTGCAAAGGCGGAGATGTTTAGAGCTCCTGGCTCACCATACATATTGATGATACACCTCTCCTCACTGTTGTTGATTGTAAGGACTGTTGAGATTCTATTGACAATTTAA
- a CDS encoding EhaG family protein codes for MENIIYSIYHPTILVGFAIGILSLLAIGFQKNDLHALILTDVVECAMLIIIAGVGTDLAEALILPGLVVSLAELLAVSEVLITRKYLKSKRPKPKSYKLFEEFKLPLYTGELKYDIHMEILKTSPKFLAIILIVYGAILSGFTGGAVIATGLLFYALSQRVIGVEISEELKTMWEGISGLSGIAWALWIFGFIGFFVFPDKWLLCLLMAGLGLVIKVGSKLGLIGYIGEVR; via the coding sequence ATGGAGAACATCATCTACAGTATATACCATCCAACGATATTGGTTGGATTTGCTATTGGAATTTTGTCATTATTGGCTATTGGATTTCAAAAGAATGATTTACATGCTTTAATATTGACTGATGTTGTTGAGTGTGCCATGCTTATAATTATAGCAGGTGTTGGAACAGATTTAGCTGAAGCGTTAATTTTGCCAGGTTTAGTTGTTAGTTTAGCTGAACTTTTAGCAGTTTCAGAGGTTTTAATAACAAGAAAATATCTAAAATCAAAAAGACCTAAGCCAAAAAGCTACAAGTTGTTTGAAGAGTTTAAACTTCCACTATATACAGGAGAATTGAAGTATGATATTCATATGGAAATTTTAAAAACCTCACCAAAATTTTTGGCAATAATTTTAATTGTTTATGGAGCTATATTGAGTGGATTTACTGGAGGGGCGGTTATAGCTACTGGATTGCTGTTTTATGCACTATCTCAGAGAGTTATTGGCGTGGAGATTTCAGAGGAATTAAAAACAATGTGGGAGGGAATATCTGGATTATCTGGAATTGCATGGGCTTTGTGGATATTTGGATTTATAGGTTTCTTTGTGTTCCCAGATAAATGGTTACTGTGTCTATTGATGGCTGGTTTAGGTTTAGTTATAAAGGTTGGCTCAAAACTTGGACTTATTGGATATATAGGTGAGGTAAGATGA
- a CDS encoding DUF2106 family protein, with product MKKLGKIWNYLSKPEIVPRIFSVFLALVFIFGLLMPHYLNPNQLYPKPIPHSQTLKTPLAPYDRGGIPLKEPAELKAQYPQYEPNLGKITAYLTPIAEWIKDKTYYFGTTIVSTPGGILDEILYYTRGMDTVLESSILLISFIIFSWLFFNKD from the coding sequence ATGAAAAAACTTGGTAAAATATGGAACTATTTATCAAAGCCAGAAATTGTCCCAAGAATATTCTCTGTATTCTTAGCTTTAGTCTTTATATTTGGGTTATTGATGCCTCATTACTTAAATCCCAATCAACTTTATCCAAAACCAATTCCTCACTCTCAAACACTAAAAACACCATTAGCACCTTATGATAGAGGAGGGATTCCATTAAAAGAACCTGCAGAGTTAAAAGCTCAATATCCACAATATGAACCTAATCTTGGAAAGATAACTGCCTATCTAACTCCAATAGCTGAATGGATTAAAGATAAAACCTACTACTTTGGGACAACAATAGTCTCAACACCTGGAGGAATATTGGATGAAATCCTATACTATACAAGAGGAATGGATACAGTGCTTGAAAGTTCTATACTGCTAATATCGTTCATAATATTTAGCTGGTTATTCTTCAACAAGGATTAG
- a CDS encoding DUF2108 domain-containing protein — MEVLPLVSGICCILGGIGVILHTNPINKIIMLALLEIGMIGLIVSCYYLDIAIVSSLCEPICTVILLLGYLKYLTTVKKKKRYGRNLPILSK; from the coding sequence TTGGAGGTTTTACCATTAGTATCTGGAATATGTTGCATATTGGGAGGAATTGGAGTTATCTTACATACAAATCCAATAAACAAAATTATTATGCTTGCTTTGTTAGAAATAGGGATGATTGGTTTAATTGTTTCATGTTATTACCTGGATATTGCTATAGTCTCATCACTCTGCGAACCAATCTGCACAGTAATTTTATTACTTGGATATTTGAAATACCTAACAACAGTAAAGAAAAAGAAAAGATATGGTAGAAATTTGCCAATATTGTCTAAATAA
- a CDS encoding DUF2109 family protein gives MDIVEIIIGFIALLMTARIFLERSRARKLLYLCCLSFCISALIALYVDSPMGGIVAITYFICSTISSNAIAYTIEQTKHIE, from the coding sequence ATGGATATTGTAGAGATAATTATTGGATTTATAGCATTGTTAATGACAGCAAGGATATTCTTAGAAAGAAGTAGAGCAAGAAAATTGCTTTACCTTTGTTGTTTAAGCTTCTGTATCTCTGCATTAATTGCTCTATATGTGGATTCACCAATGGGAGGTATAGTGGCTATAACATACTTTATATGCTCAACTATCTCATCCAATGCAATTGCCTATACAATAGAGCAAACAAAACATATTGAATAG
- the ehaA gene encoding energy-converting NiFe hydrogenase A subunit EhaA produces MVYNNSLLVRVMDIIILYLIALITSVIVALVLKLPIIPKEKPIRFSFETSIIFPTPILALGIEAIFRNLFGDYISLAFFAGLFGALLSKYADKLFGEP; encoded by the coding sequence ATGGTGTATAATAATTCATTGCTGGTGAGAGTGATGGATATTATTATTTTATATCTAATAGCTCTAATAACATCAGTAATTGTTGCTTTAGTCCTAAAACTTCCAATAATCCCAAAAGAAAAGCCTATAAGGTTTAGCTTTGAGACATCTATTATATTTCCAACACCAATCTTAGCTTTAGGCATTGAGGCAATATTTAGGAATTTATTTGGGGATTATATAAGCTTGGCATTCTTTGCTGGGCTGTTTGGAGCTCTATTATCAAAATATGCTGATAAGTTATTTGGTGAGCCGTAA